One Catharus ustulatus isolate bCatUst1 chromosome 20, bCatUst1.pri.v2, whole genome shotgun sequence DNA window includes the following coding sequences:
- the AANAT gene encoding serotonin N-acetyltransferase, with protein sequence MSALSALPFLKPVHLRSPRSSPGGQRRHTLPASEFRCLSPEDAVSVFEIEREAFISVSGDCPLHLDEIRHFLNLCPELSLGWFEEGRLVAFIIGSLWDQERLSQAALTLHKPQGSAVHIHVLAVHRTVRQQGKGSILMWRYLQHLRCLPFARRALLMCEHFLVPFYQKCGFEALGPCEVTVGELAFVEMQHAVQGHAFMRRNSGC encoded by the exons atgtcGGCGCTCAGCGCGTTGCCCTTCCTGAAGCCGGTGCACCTGCGGTCGCCCCGCAGCTCGCCCGGGGGCCAGCGCCGGCACACGCTGCCCGCCAGCGAGTTCCGCTGCCTCAGCCCCGAGGACGCCGTCAGCGTGTTCGAGATCGAGCGCGAAG CCTTTATATCGGTTTCTGGGGACTGTCCCCTGCACCTGGATGAGATCCGCCACTTCCTGAACCTGTGCCCGGAGCTGTCCCTCGGCTGGTTTGAGGAAGGGCGGCTCGTGGCATTCATCATCGGCTCCCTCTGGGACCAGGAGAGGCTCAGCCAG GCAGCACTGACCCTGCACAAGCCGCAGGGCTCGGCCGTGCACATCCACGTGCTGGCCGTGCACCGCACCGTGCgccagcagggcaagggctCCATCCTCATGTGGCGCTACCTGCAGCACCTGCGCTGCCTGCCCTTCGCCCGCCGTGCTCTGCTCATGTGCGAGCACTTCCTCGTGCCCTTCTACCAGAAGTGCGGCTTCGAGGCGCTGGGGCCCTGCGAGGTAACCGTGGGGGAGCTGGCCTTCGTGGAGATGCAGCACGCCGTGCAGGGACACGCCTTCATGCGCAGGAACAGCGGCTGCTGA
- the RHBDF2 gene encoding inactive rhomboid protein 2 isoform X1 has protein sequence MSRHCGCWQRTWVGVGEVCLRRECRTHFPHSALTHSQLKTALLQAGLRHPNCLPRGCLGGMVVPGVGVQLCDSCAHHVCRGTAQWFGVSSDWEGKRQQWQRKSLQHCSMRYGKLKPAYRDMELPSQEVPSFQATESPKPAKMPKIVDPLARGRPFRHPDETDRPHTPHHVLPPLTPGVVSLASFNSIRSGYGRLPRRKRESVAHMSFKAAAALLRGRSVLEPLAPKQRSKRSFLYPSFMDEDMVDAADTLDSSFFSKMDMHDETYSMPDDVFESPPLSATCLRMHQVGEDARVSPEVEQPTPREGVRLTSVPGSAGPAPRRGRRIASKVKHFAFDRKKRYYGLGVVGKWLNRTYRRSLSSIVQSQLEITDSHRPYFTYWITFVHILITLLVIGTYGIAPIGFAQHVTTELVLRNKGVYESVKYIQQENFWIGPSSIDLIHLGAKFSPCIRKDRQVERLIQRERDRERGSGCCVQNDNSGCIQTLPQDCSETLATFIKWPGSNAPAMGSGEKRTSGAVCHQDPRTCEEPASNPPHVWPDDITKWPICTYETKTNHTGFAHLDCEIKGRPCCIGTKGSCEITTREYCDFMHGYFHEEATLCSQVHCLDEVCGLLPFLNPEVPDQFYRLWLSLFLHAGIIHCLVSVTFQMTVLRDLEKLAGWHRISIIFILSGITGNLASAIFLPYRAEVGPAGSQFGLLACLFVELFQSWQVLEKPWKAFLNLFGIVLFLFICGLLPWIDNIAHLFGFLSGLLLSFAFLPYITFGTVDKYRKRAMIIVSLLVFVGLFASLVVWLYVYPVNWRWVEYLTCLPFTSKFCEKYGLEQVLH, from the exons ATGTCAAGACATTGTGGGTGCTGGCAGAGGACTTGGGTTGGGGTTGGAGAGGTGTGCCTCAGAAGGGAGTGCAGAACTCACTTTCCTCACTCCGCTTTGACCCATAGCCAGCTCaaaactgctctgctgcaggctgggctgagaCACCCCAACTGCCTGCCAAGGGGATGCCTGGGTGGAATGGTGGTACCTGGTGTGGGGGTCCAGCTGTGTGACAGCTGTGCCCACCACGTGTGCAGGGGCACCGCGCAGTGGTTCGGCGTCAGCAGTGACTGGGAGGGGAAGcggcagcaatggcagcgcaagagcctgcagcactgcagcatgaGGTACGGCAAGCTGAAACCTGCCTATCGCGACATGGAGCTGCCCAGCCAGGAGGTGCCCTCCTTCCAAGCCACCGAGTCGCCCAAACCCGCCAAGATGCCCAAG ATCGTGGACCCGCTGGCCAGGGGCCGTCCCTTCCGCCATCCCGACGAGACCGACCGTCCCCACACGCCCCACCACGTCCTGCCCCCGCTCACCCCCGGCGTTGTGTCCTTGGCGTCCTTCAACAGCATCCGCTCGGGCTACGGCCGCCTGCCCCGCAGGAAGAGGGAGTCTGTCGCCCACATGAGCTTCAAGGCGGCCGCAGCCCTTCTCCGT GGGCGCTCTGTCCTGGAGCCACTGGCTCCCAAGCAAAGGAGCAAGAGGAGTTTCCTGTACCCCAGCTTCATGGACGAGGACATGGTGGATGCTGCTGATACTCTGGACTCGTCCTTCTTCAGTAAG ATGGACATGCACGATGAGACATACTCCATGCCCGATGACGTCTTTGAGTCTCCTCCTCTATCAGCCACGTGCTTACGCATGCACCAGGTGGGGGAGGATGCCAGGGTGTCCCCCGAGGTGGAGCAGCCCACCCC gcGGGAGGGTGTCCGGCTCACTTCAGTGCCGGGCAGCGCGGGTCCGGCTCCGCGGCGGGGCAGGCGCATCGCCTCCAAGGTCAAACACTTCGCCTTCGACCGCAAGAAACGCTACTACGGGCTGGGGGTGGTGGGCAAGTGGCTGAACAGGACGTACCGGCGCAGCCTGAGCAGCATCGTGCAGTCCCAGCTGGAGATCACCGACAGCCACCG gccgTATTTCACGTACTGGATCACCTTTGTCCACATTCTCATCACCCTGCTGGTCATCGGCACCTACGGCATTGCCCCCATTGGCTTCGCCCAGCACGTGACGACAGAGTTA GTGCTGAGGAACAAGGGTGTCTATGAGAGTGTCAAGTACATCCAGCAGGAAAACTTCTGGATCGGGCCCAGCTCG ATCGACCTGATCCACCTGGGAGCCAAGTTCTCCCCCTGCATCCGGAAGGACCGGCAGGTGGAGCGGCTCATCCAGCGCGAGCGGGACCGGGAGCGTGGCTCCGGCTGCTGCGTCCAGAACGACAACTCCGGCTGCATCCAGACCCTGCCACAGGACTGCTCG GAGACGCTGGCAACATTCATCAAGTGGCCGGGCAGCAACGCGCCAGCCATGGGCTCAGGGGAGAAGCGGACCTCGGGGGCTGTGTGTCACCAGGACCCCAG gaCATGTGAGGAGCCAGCATCCAACCCGCCCCATGTGTGGCCAGATGACATCACCAAGTGGCCG ATCTGCACCTATGAGACCAAAACCAACCACACGGGCTTTGCCCACCTGGACTGTGAGATCAAGGGCAGGCCCTGCTGCATCGGCACCAAGGGCAG CTGCGAGATCACCACGCGGGAATACTGCGACTTCATGCACGGCTACTTCCACGAGGAGGCAACGCTCTGCTCGCag gTGCACTGCCTGGATGAGGTGTGTGggctcctgcccttcctgaACCCGGAGGTTCCTGACCAGTTCTACCgcctgtggctgtccctgttcctgcatGCTGG CATCATCCACTGCCTGGTGTCAGTGACATTCCAGATGACGGTGCTGCGGGACCTGGAGAAGCTGGCAGGCTGGCATCGCATCtccatcatcttcatcctcagtGGCATCACGGGCAACCTGGCCAGTGCCATCTTCCTACCCTACAGGGCAGAG gtgggcCCTGCTGGGTCCCAGTTCGGCTTACTGGCCTGCCTCTTCGTGGAGCTCTTCCAAAGCTGGCAGGTGCTGGAGAAACCCTGGAAAGCCTTCCTCAACCTCTTTGGCATTgtcctcttcctcttcatctgTGGCCTCTTGCCCTGGATCGACAACATCGCTCACCTCTTCGGGTTCCTCAGCGGGCTCCTGCTGTCCTTCGCCTTCCTGCCCTACATCACCTTCGGCACGGTGGACAAGTACCGCAAGCGGGCCATGATCATCGTGTCCCTGCTGGTCTTCGTGGGGCTCTTTGCCTCCCTGGTGGTGTGGCTGTACGTGTACCCTGTGAACTGGCGCTGGGTGGAGTACCTCACCTGCCTGCCCTTCACCAGCAAGTTCTGCGAGAAGTACGGGCTGGAGCAGGTCCTGCACTGA
- the RHBDF2 gene encoding inactive rhomboid protein 2 isoform X2 yields MSAGDKNGGSRSSSSRLQSKKPPNLSIVIPPREAEEDTAHKEPSKVPIYRKSKSLQEPRPERRPGFRRQTSLSQSIRKGTAQWFGVSSDWEGKRQQWQRKSLQHCSMRYGKLKPAYRDMELPSQEVPSFQATESPKPAKMPKIVDPLARGRPFRHPDETDRPHTPHHVLPPLTPGVVSLASFNSIRSGYGRLPRRKRESVAHMSFKAAAALLRGRSVLEPLAPKQRSKRSFLYPSFMDEDMVDAADTLDSSFFSKMDMHDETYSMPDDVFESPPLSATCLRMHQVGEDARVSPEVEQPTPREGVRLTSVPGSAGPAPRRGRRIASKVKHFAFDRKKRYYGLGVVGKWLNRTYRRSLSSIVQSQLEITDSHRPYFTYWITFVHILITLLVIGTYGIAPIGFAQHVTTELVLRNKGVYESVKYIQQENFWIGPSSIDLIHLGAKFSPCIRKDRQVERLIQRERDRERGSGCCVQNDNSGCIQTLPQDCSETLATFIKWPGSNAPAMGSGEKRTSGAVCHQDPRTCEEPASNPPHVWPDDITKWPICTYETKTNHTGFAHLDCEIKGRPCCIGTKGSCEITTREYCDFMHGYFHEEATLCSQVHCLDEVCGLLPFLNPEVPDQFYRLWLSLFLHAGIIHCLVSVTFQMTVLRDLEKLAGWHRISIIFILSGITGNLASAIFLPYRAEVGPAGSQFGLLACLFVELFQSWQVLEKPWKAFLNLFGIVLFLFICGLLPWIDNIAHLFGFLSGLLLSFAFLPYITFGTVDKYRKRAMIIVSLLVFVGLFASLVVWLYVYPVNWRWVEYLTCLPFTSKFCEKYGLEQVLH; encoded by the exons ATGTCAGCCGGGGACAAGAACGGGGGCAGCcgctccagcagcagccgcctGCAGAGCAAGAAACCCCCCAACCTCTCCATTGTCATCCCCCCCcgggaggcagaggaggacaCTGCCCACAAGGAG CCCTCCAAGGTGCCCATCTACCGCAAGAGCAAGAGCCTGCAGGAGCCCCGCCCGGAGCGCCGGCCCGGCTTCCGCCGGCagacatccctgtcccagagcatcCGCAA GGGCACCGCGCAGTGGTTCGGCGTCAGCAGTGACTGGGAGGGGAAGcggcagcaatggcagcgcaagagcctgcagcactgcagcatgaGGTACGGCAAGCTGAAACCTGCCTATCGCGACATGGAGCTGCCCAGCCAGGAGGTGCCCTCCTTCCAAGCCACCGAGTCGCCCAAACCCGCCAAGATGCCCAAG ATCGTGGACCCGCTGGCCAGGGGCCGTCCCTTCCGCCATCCCGACGAGACCGACCGTCCCCACACGCCCCACCACGTCCTGCCCCCGCTCACCCCCGGCGTTGTGTCCTTGGCGTCCTTCAACAGCATCCGCTCGGGCTACGGCCGCCTGCCCCGCAGGAAGAGGGAGTCTGTCGCCCACATGAGCTTCAAGGCGGCCGCAGCCCTTCTCCGT GGGCGCTCTGTCCTGGAGCCACTGGCTCCCAAGCAAAGGAGCAAGAGGAGTTTCCTGTACCCCAGCTTCATGGACGAGGACATGGTGGATGCTGCTGATACTCTGGACTCGTCCTTCTTCAGTAAG ATGGACATGCACGATGAGACATACTCCATGCCCGATGACGTCTTTGAGTCTCCTCCTCTATCAGCCACGTGCTTACGCATGCACCAGGTGGGGGAGGATGCCAGGGTGTCCCCCGAGGTGGAGCAGCCCACCCC gcGGGAGGGTGTCCGGCTCACTTCAGTGCCGGGCAGCGCGGGTCCGGCTCCGCGGCGGGGCAGGCGCATCGCCTCCAAGGTCAAACACTTCGCCTTCGACCGCAAGAAACGCTACTACGGGCTGGGGGTGGTGGGCAAGTGGCTGAACAGGACGTACCGGCGCAGCCTGAGCAGCATCGTGCAGTCCCAGCTGGAGATCACCGACAGCCACCG gccgTATTTCACGTACTGGATCACCTTTGTCCACATTCTCATCACCCTGCTGGTCATCGGCACCTACGGCATTGCCCCCATTGGCTTCGCCCAGCACGTGACGACAGAGTTA GTGCTGAGGAACAAGGGTGTCTATGAGAGTGTCAAGTACATCCAGCAGGAAAACTTCTGGATCGGGCCCAGCTCG ATCGACCTGATCCACCTGGGAGCCAAGTTCTCCCCCTGCATCCGGAAGGACCGGCAGGTGGAGCGGCTCATCCAGCGCGAGCGGGACCGGGAGCGTGGCTCCGGCTGCTGCGTCCAGAACGACAACTCCGGCTGCATCCAGACCCTGCCACAGGACTGCTCG GAGACGCTGGCAACATTCATCAAGTGGCCGGGCAGCAACGCGCCAGCCATGGGCTCAGGGGAGAAGCGGACCTCGGGGGCTGTGTGTCACCAGGACCCCAG gaCATGTGAGGAGCCAGCATCCAACCCGCCCCATGTGTGGCCAGATGACATCACCAAGTGGCCG ATCTGCACCTATGAGACCAAAACCAACCACACGGGCTTTGCCCACCTGGACTGTGAGATCAAGGGCAGGCCCTGCTGCATCGGCACCAAGGGCAG CTGCGAGATCACCACGCGGGAATACTGCGACTTCATGCACGGCTACTTCCACGAGGAGGCAACGCTCTGCTCGCag gTGCACTGCCTGGATGAGGTGTGTGggctcctgcccttcctgaACCCGGAGGTTCCTGACCAGTTCTACCgcctgtggctgtccctgttcctgcatGCTGG CATCATCCACTGCCTGGTGTCAGTGACATTCCAGATGACGGTGCTGCGGGACCTGGAGAAGCTGGCAGGCTGGCATCGCATCtccatcatcttcatcctcagtGGCATCACGGGCAACCTGGCCAGTGCCATCTTCCTACCCTACAGGGCAGAG gtgggcCCTGCTGGGTCCCAGTTCGGCTTACTGGCCTGCCTCTTCGTGGAGCTCTTCCAAAGCTGGCAGGTGCTGGAGAAACCCTGGAAAGCCTTCCTCAACCTCTTTGGCATTgtcctcttcctcttcatctgTGGCCTCTTGCCCTGGATCGACAACATCGCTCACCTCTTCGGGTTCCTCAGCGGGCTCCTGCTGTCCTTCGCCTTCCTGCCCTACATCACCTTCGGCACGGTGGACAAGTACCGCAAGCGGGCCATGATCATCGTGTCCCTGCTGGTCTTCGTGGGGCTCTTTGCCTCCCTGGTGGTGTGGCTGTACGTGTACCCTGTGAACTGGCGCTGGGTGGAGTACCTCACCTGCCTGCCCTTCACCAGCAAGTTCTGCGAGAAGTACGGGCTGGAGCAGGTCCTGCACTGA